From the Patescibacteria group bacterium genome, the window ATTTTGTTAAAATTAATGAATATTACTGCCATGGATGGATTCCCGCCTTCGCGGGAATGACATAAGTTTTTTGAATTTTTAATAATAAACTACTTAGTCGAACGTTAAAAACCCAGTTTTAGATTTTTAAAAATGGGTTTTTAACGTTCGACTAATTAAAACGCGCAGGTCGGATGGTATCCCGTCAAGGTCGAGTAGAAAAATATATTTAGGCTATGTTAGCTTGCACAGAAACTACATGTTTTCTGCGGCTGTAACGTTGAAGAAAAGATTCCACGTAGTCAATTGCTAGTTGAGCAGGTGAATCATTACCCATTTCTTCCAATAATTGAATCGCAAGATAGTTGAAATATTGCGTCTTAGACATATTATCCGGTTTAGGGGCATTTTTCAGTGCCACAGCATAATGGTTAATCAACTCCTGTTCCGTGTAAAGATTTTGAGGCTTATCTTTACCTTCGCTGCTAATATTACTAATAATCCCTTTTATTTTTTCTGCGCTAAGCGGTTTGCAAAAAACTTCATCAATTCCAGCAGCACGACACTGAGCTATAGTATGCTCATTTACGTTGATAGTAACCGCAACAATGGGTTGCTTTATTTTTTGCTTCCTTCCTATCTCTGCAGCTAATTCATAACCTGTCTTATCAGGTAGTAAAATATCCAATAAAATTAGATCATAGGAGTTATGTAGTAATATAGCCGTTGCTTCTTCAGCATTTTCGACAGTGTGGACTATGCAGTCCATGTCCAGCAGTATTTTTTTATGAAAATGTTGCGCTATCCGATCATCTTCCACAACAAGAACTTGCAACTTGTCTGTTTTAGAAAATGTGGGTTTTGAAGTCTGATTATGTTTTATGGGTTCAATCTCAGAGGCAAGACTGTTTGAGGCTTCAGCACTGCTGAAGCCATTAACGATTTTTTTGAATTTAACAAGAGTGATGTTTTTTCCTGGAACATCTTGTGTGACGCAACCAAAATTGAATAATAGTTCTTTAGCCTCCTCAGCTATCTGTTTTTCATTGAACTTGGTTAGCAAGTGGGTTCGCAGCATTTAATATTTTACCTGAGTTAGCTAATTAAAGTTTTTTTGTCTATCTATAATCACAATGTTTTAAGCTGCTTTTTTTAAAGAAAGTTTTATCGATTTTCTATTGCTATAGCGCTTAACATTCGCCTCAACCGCATCAATTTCGACTTGTGATGGGAAAGAGTTGCCAGTCTTTTCAAGGATTCTAATAGCTACACAAGTTAAATAAAGAGATTGGCTCATGTCTTCAGATTTTGGCTCTTCTTTAAGTACCTGCTTATAAAGATCAAACAAAATACAGTCTAATGCCAAACGATATTGATTCTTTGGCTTAAATTTAATAATTCTCATTTACCACCTCACACAGTTAGGTTTTCAGTGTTCTTGCTTAAGGAGAGCTTAAGCAGCAATAAAAGCATTCTACATTATAGCAAAACTCTTGTAAAGTTATTATTGATATACTAGTAAAATGCAATCTAGTATAGGGATAACTTTACGATACCAAGAGTTTAAATCTAGCAGTTGGGAATCTTGTGATTTGCTTATAAGGAATTAAATTATAAATATGTTTATAATCAATGTTTTATTTAACAAGCTAGGAGATGCTTTTTTAAATTTCTTATTGTTTTCATGTTATATTTTGACAAAAAAACAATATTTTGCTTGTAATTTTTTCAAAATTGAGAGATTTTATTGTTGAATATTATCTGAGCAATTTAGTAAAAAACTAATTTTTCTCGACATATTACTGGTAATATGACAAAATTAATCAACTTATTGGGCGATATACATATGACTAAATCTCACAAGATAAAGACTGATGACCCTTGGCATTTAACACAGAGTGATATCGGGATAAAAGTGACTAATTTCGAGTTACAGTTGTGGCGTGTTTTTTACGGTTTTATTCGATGGCAAGAAGAATGCGAAAGGGGTGTTAACAATACTGGACTGACTGCTAACGAAATAGCAGTATTACATATCATACGCATGAAAGAACGACCAAAAACAATTTATGATATAGGGCGATTACTTAATCGTGATGACACCTTCAATATTCACTATAGTATTCGCAAGCTTTTAAAAATGGGGCTAATTAAAAAAACAAAATCAGATCAAGCTGGTAAAAAAACTTTTGCTTATCAAACATCAGATGCCGGTACTAAAAATACTGATACTTTTACAGAGATGAGAAATCACATCTTACTTGAAATGTATAGCCAGGAAAAAGAATTGAATCTAGTTGAACTAGCTAAAGCTTTATCAAAAGTAAATGCGCTTTATGATGAAGCCGATAGAGCTGTAGCTTCATATACAAAACCACCCGCAGAAGAATAAGAGTCTATTTTCCTATCAATAAAATCATAAAAATATAAACCAAATTTCAATACTAAACATGGGACAGGTAACATGGCAGAAAGAACAGTCGCGATAATTGGTGCAGGACAAGCAGGTCTTTTACTTGGAATTGGGTTATTAAAATCCAATAAAAAGTATAGTGTTTCTATTTTCACAAATAAATCAGCAGAACAGATCCTTCAGGGTGGGATTATGTCGAGTCAGGGTATGTTCGATTCTTCCCTCCAAGTTGAAAGAGAACTTGGTATAAATTTTTGGGATACACTCTGCCCTCAAAATAAATCCGTAACTTTTACTCTAGTTAATCCAGAGACAATAAAAAAAGAAATTTACTTCCAGGGGAAAACAACTAAACCTTATCAATCAATAGATCAACGGTTAAAATTTTCACGCTGGATGGATGAATTTGAGAAGCTTTCCGGAAAAATTCATATTCAAAATACAGATACACAAGAATTAAATAGAATTACTAAAGAGCATGAACTTACCATCGTAGCAACCGGCAAGGGTGAAATCAGCAGCATATTTCCAATAAATCATTCACGATCACCTTTTGATAAACCACAACGTGCTTTAGCTTGTATCTATGTGCAAGGTGCTATTCCTGCAGATTCACTAGGTGTACGCGCGCATATCATTCCAGGAATAGGGGAATATTTCACAATGCCAGGCCTAACACTGAATGGCCATTGTGAAATGATGCTATTTGAAGGTATTTTTGGAAATGCATTCGACTGTTGGGAAGGCTTAACCAATCCAGAAGAACGATTGGAAAAGGCACTCAATCTTTTAAAAAATTACTTACCTTGGGAAGCAGAGCGTTTTCAAAACACCAAGCTAACAGATAACCGTGGAACACTTACAGGCTCTTATACCCCTTTAGTGAAGCTTCCTATTTCAAAATTACCTTGCGGCAAATCCGTTTTAGGGTTGGGTGATGCTGTTGTACTTAATGACCCAATTGCGGGACAAGGAGCAAACAGCGCAGCTAAATCAGCAAGTATCTATCTTAAAAGTATTTTAGACCGTGGTCAGGCTCCATTTGATGAGTCCTGGATGACAAAAACATTTGAGCTAAGCTGGAAATTACATGCGCAGTGGGCAACCCAATGGACATATAATCTATTGATGCCGCCACCACCTCACATAATTGAGCTTTTTAAAGCAGCTTCACATTCCCAGAAGATTGCAAAAATTCTGGCAGATGGCTTTGATAACCCCGCCACTTTATTCCCCTGGATTATGCGCTCAGAGGAAACTTTTAAAGTAATACATAATGAGGAAAAACAACCGGAAAAATTAGCATAAGGATTCCAATAATCTATGAATTTTTAACTTAGAGAGAGGTCTGATAGCTATGATAAATTACGAAAATGGATTATTTGAGAAGAATAAATACTTTGCTAATCAATTTAGAAACAGTCCATTTATTCAGTTCATTCAGAGTGAACAAATGGCTGAATCATCTACACGAGAACTATTATTAGATTGCGTCCAAGTTTTATCAAATTATTTCCAAAAAGTAGTTATGTTACGCAACGTTTTTTGCGATGACTCACAATTTATGAATATAACCATTGAACACTTGCAAGAAGAGCTGGGGCATAATTTATTGCTGCATAAAGACAGAAATGAACGACCGCCCGTGTGGGACCCAATTCTGGAAGCAACCTGCAGCTGGTTTGCCTGGAAAATGTTTACTTTGAATGATGAGCAAAAAACGCTACTAATACATCTTGTCCTTGAAACAAGCGCAAACATCTTTTTCCCAATAGCAAAAACTGCTTTATGCAAATATCGAAGAATACAATACCTACAAATCCATGATATAGATGAAAAACATGAACAAATGGGTAAAGAGCTTTTAGTAAAAGATATTTCTCCCGAAAAATTAGAAAGGCTATTTCTAGTACAGCAGCAAGGCTGGGACATATTGAACGCTACCTGCAATCGAATATTAAGCCTAACCGCTGATAACCACCCACCGTTAAGCAATTAAATCATCCCCATAGAAAAGTACGCGGTTCAGCACCAT encodes:
- a CDS encoding styrene monooxygenase/indole monooxygenase family protein; translated protein: MAERTVAIIGAGQAGLLLGIGLLKSNKKYSVSIFTNKSAEQILQGGIMSSQGMFDSSLQVERELGINFWDTLCPQNKSVTFTLVNPETIKKEIYFQGKTTKPYQSIDQRLKFSRWMDEFEKLSGKIHIQNTDTQELNRITKEHELTIVATGKGEISSIFPINHSRSPFDKPQRALACIYVQGAIPADSLGVRAHIIPGIGEYFTMPGLTLNGHCEMMLFEGIFGNAFDCWEGLTNPEERLEKALNLLKNYLPWEAERFQNTKLTDNRGTLTGSYTPLVKLPISKLPCGKSVLGLGDAVVLNDPIAGQGANSAAKSASIYLKSILDRGQAPFDESWMTKTFELSWKLHAQWATQWTYNLLMPPPPHIIELFKAASHSQKIAKILADGFDNPATLFPWIMRSEETFKVIHNEEKQPEKLA
- a CDS encoding response regulator, with the translated sequence MLRTHLLTKFNEKQIAEEAKELLFNFGCVTQDVPGKNITLVKFKKIVNGFSSAEASNSLASEIEPIKHNQTSKPTFSKTDKLQVLVVEDDRIAQHFHKKILLDMDCIVHTVENAEEATAILLHNSYDLILLDILLPDKTGYELAAEIGRKQKIKQPIVAVTINVNEHTIAQCRAAGIDEVFCKPLSAEKIKGIISNISSEGKDKPQNLYTEQELINHYAVALKNAPKPDNMSKTQYFNYLAIQLLEEMGNDSPAQLAIDYVESFLQRYSRRKHVVSVQANIA
- a CDS encoding winged helix DNA-binding protein → MTKLINLLGDIHMTKSHKIKTDDPWHLTQSDIGIKVTNFELQLWRVFYGFIRWQEECERGVNNTGLTANEIAVLHIIRMKERPKTIYDIGRLLNRDDTFNIHYSIRKLLKMGLIKKTKSDQAGKKTFAYQTSDAGTKNTDTFTEMRNHILLEMYSQEKELNLVELAKALSKVNALYDEADRAVASYTKPPAEE